A single region of the Synergistaceae bacterium genome encodes:
- a CDS encoding C4-dicarboxylate TRAP transporter substrate-binding protein, giving the protein MRKCFLIIALVMLSLLQIPALQAPALAAAPAAQPAVTIQLGHGNNPGSPIDLGVHKWADLLFEKSGGTMKMDVYPSEQLGSTPQLMDQMIAGDSIIVLADGAYYYDRGAKEMGILFAPYLFDTWEQCWKLIASDWYKEQVDRMASENGLQILTSNWIYGERHTLTIFPVNSVADLKGKKIRVPNNTIQIKGFEVLGAAPTPMNLGDVYTALHQGTIDGLENPVPVLENGNFQEVAKHLILDGHVRNFTTWICGSIFFSTLTPQQQQWLIDSGNEAGAYNNKLQNEMLGASLQRLKDQGVTVVEPSAEVMAGFRKAAEAFYKQPEFAGQWDGLYERIQAIISK; this is encoded by the coding sequence ATGAGAAAATGTTTTCTGATCATCGCTTTGGTAATGCTTTCCCTTCTTCAGATTCCCGCTCTTCAGGCCCCCGCGCTGGCCGCGGCTCCAGCGGCTCAACCGGCTGTGACGATTCAGCTGGGACATGGCAACAACCCTGGCTCACCCATCGACCTCGGCGTTCACAAATGGGCCGACCTGCTGTTTGAAAAGAGCGGCGGCACCATGAAAATGGACGTCTATCCCTCCGAGCAGCTGGGCTCCACACCGCAGCTGATGGATCAGATGATCGCCGGCGACTCCATTATCGTGCTGGCGGACGGGGCTTATTATTACGATCGGGGCGCCAAAGAAATGGGCATCCTGTTCGCGCCCTACCTTTTCGACACCTGGGAGCAGTGCTGGAAGCTGATCGCCAGCGACTGGTACAAGGAGCAGGTGGACAGAATGGCCTCCGAAAACGGCCTGCAGATCCTGACCTCCAACTGGATTTACGGCGAGCGCCATACGCTTACCATCTTCCCGGTCAACTCCGTGGCCGACCTGAAGGGCAAGAAGATTCGCGTCCCCAACAACACCATCCAGATCAAGGGCTTCGAGGTTCTGGGCGCGGCCCCCACCCCCATGAATCTGGGCGACGTTTACACGGCGCTTCATCAGGGAACCATCGACGGCCTGGAAAATCCCGTCCCCGTTCTGGAGAACGGCAACTTCCAGGAAGTGGCCAAACATCTCATTCTGGACGGTCACGTGCGCAACTTCACCACATGGATCTGCGGCTCCATTTTCTTCTCCACCCTTACCCCCCAGCAGCAGCAGTGGCTGATCGACAGCGGCAACGAGGCCGGCGCCTACAACAACAAACTTCAGAACGAGATGCTGGGAGCCAGTCTCCAGCGCCTGAAGGATCAGGGCGTCACCGTCGTGGAGCCCTCCGCGGAGGTTATGGCGGGGTTCCGCAAGGCCGCCGAGGCCTTCTATAAGCAGCCTGAGTTTGCGGGCCAGTGGGATGGCCTCTACGAGCGCATCCAGGCGATCATCAGCAAATAA
- a CDS encoding tripartite tricarboxylate transporter substrate binding protein: MRKLLLAAVVCACVLGAGAAWAAYPEQPITLICPWQAGGGTDAVARIVATLMQKELGVPVNVVNRTGGNGVIGHQAIISAKPDGYTIGIGSAELAMLHWMGLTDFTAKDFNPVAGVNLDLAAITVRTDGPWADYKALEAAIKANPGKLTASGTAAGGCWHLALAMWLTAAGFKADDVRWIPSEGAAPAQQELMSGGIDMVTVSVPEVAALVDAGKTKILAYMSEVRSTKYPEVPTLKELGIPVSTGTWRGIFAPMGVPGDIMKLLEATVSKVVKEKDFIDFMNSRGLGINYLPSKEFGALVVKSDEEFGVAMKAAGLTK; this comes from the coding sequence ATGAGGAAGTTGTTATTGGCAGCAGTGGTTTGTGCGTGTGTTCTGGGAGCGGGTGCGGCCTGGGCGGCTTATCCCGAGCAGCCCATCACGCTCATCTGCCCCTGGCAGGCAGGCGGCGGAACGGACGCGGTGGCCAGAATCGTCGCCACGCTGATGCAGAAGGAACTGGGCGTACCGGTGAACGTGGTCAACCGCACCGGGGGCAACGGCGTCATCGGACATCAGGCAATTATCTCCGCGAAGCCGGATGGATACACCATCGGCATCGGGTCGGCGGAGCTGGCCATGCTTCACTGGATGGGGCTGACCGACTTCACGGCGAAGGACTTCAACCCCGTGGCCGGCGTCAACCTGGACCTGGCCGCCATCACCGTCCGGACGGACGGCCCCTGGGCGGACTACAAGGCTCTGGAGGCCGCGATCAAAGCCAATCCCGGCAAACTGACCGCCTCGGGAACCGCCGCGGGAGGCTGCTGGCATCTGGCTCTGGCCATGTGGCTGACGGCCGCGGGATTCAAGGCCGACGACGTCCGCTGGATCCCCAGTGAAGGCGCGGCTCCGGCCCAGCAGGAACTCATGTCCGGCGGCATCGACATGGTCACGGTTTCCGTTCCGGAGGTCGCGGCCCTGGTGGATGCCGGCAAGACGAAGATCCTCGCTTATATGTCCGAAGTGCGCTCCACCAAATATCCGGAAGTTCCGACCCTGAAAGAACTGGGAATCCCCGTGTCCACCGGAACCTGGCGCGGAATCTTCGCCCCCATGGGCGTTCCCGGGGACATCATGAAGCTGCTGGAAGCCACCGTCTCCAAAGTAGTCAAGGAAAAAGATTTTATCGATTTCATGAACTCCCGGGGCCTTGGCATCAACTACCTGCCGTCCAAAGAGTTCGGCGCCCTCGTAGTGAAGTCCGACGAAGAGTTCGGAGTGGCCATGAAGGCCGCAGGACTCACCAAATAA
- a CDS encoding tripartite tricarboxylate transporter TctB family protein, giving the protein MRFNDALIGIFVILFGLGIVIHVQSYPTMSGGMPGPELFPTVIGVLLMIAGAVQIPTGLRSKAPLVRRLPEFNLRGVCNIVLVFVGVVFYIYASEYLGFLLTAFCIVYVLMLALRGKLFLSAIIAAGAAVFAYMLFNKLLMVPLPIGLFAF; this is encoded by the coding sequence ATGCGTTTCAATGACGCCCTTATTGGCATCTTCGTCATCCTTTTCGGACTGGGCATAGTCATCCATGTACAGTCGTATCCCACCATGAGCGGTGGAATGCCGGGTCCGGAGCTTTTCCCCACGGTGATCGGCGTGCTGCTCATGATCGCCGGAGCGGTGCAGATTCCGACGGGACTTCGGTCAAAAGCGCCGCTTGTCAGACGTCTGCCGGAGTTCAACCTGAGGGGAGTCTGCAACATCGTCCTCGTTTTTGTCGGGGTTGTTTTTTACATCTATGCCTCCGAGTATCTGGGTTTTCTGCTGACCGCGTTCTGCATTGTGTACGTTCTCATGCTGGCTCTCAGGGGCAAACTGTTCCTGTCCGCCATTATAGCGGCGGGCGCGGCGGTGTTTGCCTACATGCTGTTCAACAAACTGCTGATGGTGCCCCTGCCCATCGGTCTGTTCGCTTTCTAG
- a CDS encoding tripartite tricarboxylate transporter permease produces the protein MFFTLANLTHALSLLKDPYIWFVVVLAAIYGLFVGAMPGLTATMAMALLVPVTFFMDPLPSLAAVVSMSAMAIFAGDIPATLIHIPGTPSSAAYVEDTYNLTKKGEASHTLGTALTVSVIGGIIGTCILVALAPMLAEIALKFSSYEYFWLAFMGLSCGVMVASGSVSKSLMSLLIGLAFNCVGLDIAVGFPRFTFGVSDLLDGFSFIPVMIGMFGVAEIFRNVLVQDSNVAPFIVQTSSIFKGVTGPLRRYWGNIIRSGIIGTAIGILPGAGSDIAAWVSYGVSKRCSKTPELYGTGYIEGVVSSSTANNAALAGAWVPALVFGIPGDSITAILIGVLYMKNLQPGPNIFQRSPEIILAVYILFVLANILLLIFGWAVIKAATKILMVPRNMLYPVILLFCIVGAFAINNSRFDVGVMLAFGVVAYFMDVNGIPVAPAILSLVLGNLLERSFMTSMLKANWDLTMFFQRPISAGLGITVILIWLSPLFIPIFKKKFGMGQPKS, from the coding sequence ATGTTTTTTACACTCGCCAATCTGACCCACGCGTTAAGTCTGCTGAAGGATCCCTATATCTGGTTTGTCGTCGTTCTCGCCGCCATTTACGGCCTTTTCGTGGGAGCGATGCCCGGTCTGACGGCCACCATGGCCATGGCGCTTCTGGTTCCCGTCACCTTTTTCATGGATCCTCTGCCCTCTCTGGCCGCCGTGGTCTCCATGTCGGCAATGGCCATCTTCGCCGGCGACATTCCGGCGACCCTGATTCACATCCCCGGTACGCCCTCCTCCGCCGCCTACGTGGAGGACACCTACAACCTGACCAAAAAGGGCGAGGCTTCCCATACGCTGGGGACGGCCCTGACGGTGTCGGTCATCGGCGGAATCATCGGTACCTGCATCCTTGTGGCGCTGGCGCCGATGCTGGCGGAAATCGCGCTCAAGTTTTCCTCTTATGAATATTTCTGGCTGGCCTTCATGGGGCTTTCCTGCGGGGTTATGGTGGCCTCGGGGTCCGTCAGTAAATCTCTTATGTCGCTTTTGATCGGGCTGGCCTTCAACTGCGTGGGGCTGGACATCGCCGTGGGATTTCCCCGTTTCACCTTCGGCGTGTCGGACCTGTTGGACGGTTTTTCCTTCATCCCGGTCATGATCGGCATGTTCGGAGTTGCGGAAATTTTCCGCAACGTGCTGGTGCAGGACTCCAACGTGGCCCCCTTCATCGTTCAGACGAGCTCCATCTTCAAGGGCGTGACGGGACCCCTGCGCCGTTACTGGGGAAACATCATCCGGTCCGGCATCATCGGCACGGCCATCGGCATTCTTCCCGGGGCGGGGTCTGACATTGCGGCCTGGGTGTCCTACGGCGTCTCCAAGCGCTGCTCCAAAACCCCTGAACTGTATGGAACCGGGTATATCGAGGGCGTCGTCAGCTCCAGCACGGCCAACAACGCCGCTCTGGCGGGGGCCTGGGTGCCGGCGCTGGTTTTCGGCATTCCCGGAGACTCCATCACGGCCATCCTCATCGGCGTGCTCTACATGAAAAACCTTCAGCCGGGACCCAACATCTTCCAGCGAAGCCCGGAGATCATCCTGGCCGTGTACATTCTCTTCGTTCTGGCCAACATCCTGCTCCTGATCTTCGGCTGGGCCGTCATCAAGGCCGCCACGAAAATCCTCATGGTCCCGCGGAACATGCTCTATCCTGTCATCCTGCTCTTCTGCATCGTGGGAGCTTTCGCCATCAACAACTCCCGCTTCGACGTGGGGGTGATGCTGGCTTTCGGAGTCGTCGCCTACTTTATGGACGTCAACGGAATCCCCGTGGCGCCGGCCATTCTTTCTCTGGTGCTGGGGAATCTGCTGGAAAGATCCTTCATGACCTCCATGCTGAAGGCAAACTGGGATTTGACGATGTTCTTCCAGCGCCCCATCTCCGCCGGCCTGGGAATCACCGTCATCCTGATCTGGCTGTCGCCGCTTTTCATCCCGATCTTCAAAAAGAAGTTCGGCATGGGACAGCCCAAAAGCTGA
- a CDS encoding M55 family metallopeptidase, with the protein MKIFISADLEGATGVVAGVQTDAEEKEYAFGCKMQTHDVKAVVAGALDAGADEILVNDSHDGMINIPVDGLGFDSRVRLLSGSSKTLSMVEGLENASGAFFVCYHAKAGTARAILDHTISGGVVYSIFLNGKEMGETGLNAAVCAQKGVPLALVTGDAAVCAEARELLGDSLVTASVKEARGRMAAVCLLPEESEQVLRKAAALAVERIREGVAPKLNTGNGTFDLRLTFHTSLQCDRAAVLPGVERLDGRTLRVIGSDMAVMRRWTVSLIALGRGSGK; encoded by the coding sequence GTGAAAATTTTCATCAGTGCGGATCTTGAGGGTGCAACAGGCGTTGTCGCAGGCGTTCAGACGGACGCAGAGGAGAAGGAATACGCTTTTGGCTGTAAAATGCAGACCCACGACGTGAAGGCCGTCGTCGCCGGAGCGCTGGATGCGGGGGCCGACGAGATTCTCGTCAACGATTCCCACGACGGCATGATCAACATCCCCGTGGACGGACTGGGGTTTGACTCGCGGGTGCGCCTCCTGAGCGGCTCTTCAAAAACCCTGTCCATGGTGGAGGGTCTGGAGAACGCCAGCGGGGCCTTTTTTGTGTGTTACCACGCCAAAGCGGGGACGGCCCGGGCCATCCTGGACCACACGATTTCCGGCGGGGTGGTGTACTCCATTTTCCTGAACGGCAAAGAAATGGGCGAGACGGGCCTGAACGCGGCGGTTTGCGCTCAAAAGGGCGTTCCTCTCGCGCTGGTGACGGGAGACGCCGCGGTCTGCGCCGAGGCCAGAGAGCTGCTGGGAGACAGCCTGGTAACCGCTTCCGTCAAGGAGGCCCGGGGACGGATGGCCGCCGTCTGCCTTCTGCCGGAGGAAAGCGAACAGGTTCTGCGAAAGGCCGCCGCTCTGGCCGTGGAGCGCATCCGGGAGGGCGTCGCGCCCAAACTGAACACGGGAAACGGAACCTTCGACCTGCGTCTGACTTTTCATACTTCCCTGCAGTGCGACCGAGCCGCGGTTCTTCCGGGAGTGGAGCGGCTGGACGGGCGTACCCTGCGGGTGATTGGCTCGGACATGGCCGTCATGAGGCGATGGACGGTGTCCCTCATCGCCCTGGGGCGCGGCAGCGGAAAATAA
- the kduI gene encoding 5-dehydro-4-deoxy-D-glucuronate isomerase, with protein MMDIRYAGNARDVKHYDTRQLREEFLIEGLFRPNELLLTYSHVDRMIAGSACPVDGPLHLAAGKELGVDYFLERREMGVLNLGGKGTVRADGRAWELNKSDALYIGMGTKDVVFEGKDAKFYLLSCPAHAAYPTMPVTLEMSVKAHLGSKKDANERTINKYLDPAVVKTCQLAMGMTALEEGCVWNTMPSHTHDRRMEVYLYVNLPEDGFVVHLMGEPGETRHIIIRNEQAVISPSWSIHSGVGTCAYAFIWGMCGENQTFADMDAIAMKDLY; from the coding sequence ATGATGGATATACGCTACGCTGGCAACGCCAGAGACGTAAAACACTACGACACCCGGCAGCTGAGGGAAGAATTTTTGATTGAAGGACTTTTCAGACCCAACGAGCTTCTTCTGACTTATTCCCACGTGGACCGCATGATCGCCGGCTCCGCCTGTCCCGTCGACGGCCCGCTGCACCTGGCCGCGGGGAAGGAGCTGGGGGTCGATTATTTTCTCGAACGCCGGGAAATGGGCGTGCTGAACCTGGGCGGAAAGGGAACGGTCAGGGCCGACGGACGGGCCTGGGAACTGAACAAAAGCGACGCGCTCTACATTGGAATGGGGACGAAGGACGTGGTGTTCGAGGGGAAGGACGCGAAGTTTTACCTCCTGAGCTGCCCCGCCCACGCCGCGTATCCGACGATGCCCGTCACCCTGGAGATGTCCGTGAAAGCGCACCTCGGCTCCAAAAAAGACGCCAACGAGCGCACCATCAATAAATATCTGGATCCGGCCGTGGTGAAAACCTGCCAGCTGGCCATGGGAATGACGGCTCTGGAAGAGGGCTGCGTGTGGAACACCATGCCCTCCCACACCCACGACCGACGCATGGAGGTCTATCTCTACGTGAACCTGCCCGAGGACGGCTTCGTCGTGCACCTGATGGGAGAGCCCGGAGAAACGCGGCACATCATCATCCGCAACGAGCAGGCGGTGATTTCTCCCAGCTGGTCCATTCACAGCGGCGTCGGAACCTGCGCCTACGCCTTCATCTGGGGCATGTGCGGTGAAAACCAGACCTTCGCCGACATGGACGCCATCGCCATGAAGGATTTGTACTGA
- a CDS encoding class I SAM-dependent methyltransferase — MDKIEKQVEHFDEIAEIYHNARRNPNLIALKRKIWASAFRKFDLWNLNQKESKLKVCEAMCGFGDGYEILKWYLPLDFSYSGFDYSREMIGYASKNYPSGHFHVQNVLDFGSDESYDLIILIGGLHHVHASAEQAMRQLSGTIRPGGIFINFEPTNNNILLRWIRERIYRKNKIFDENTEMAFQTHQLHEIACRCGFEIVDELYPGLLAYVMWYNPDAFPLLNVGSPRIVSALSGLESFLWRTSFARYFSFATLTVYRKR, encoded by the coding sequence ATGGACAAGATAGAAAAACAAGTTGAACATTTCGATGAAATAGCGGAAATATACCATAACGCCCGACGAAACCCAAATCTGATCGCTCTGAAACGTAAAATCTGGGCTTCAGCCTTCAGGAAATTCGACTTATGGAACCTGAATCAAAAGGAGAGCAAACTCAAAGTCTGCGAGGCCATGTGTGGATTCGGCGATGGGTATGAGATCCTGAAATGGTATTTACCTCTGGATTTCAGCTACAGCGGATTCGACTACTCCCGTGAAATGATTGGATATGCGTCGAAAAACTATCCGTCGGGCCATTTTCACGTCCAGAACGTGCTGGATTTCGGGAGCGATGAATCTTACGATCTGATTATTTTAATCGGAGGACTGCATCACGTTCACGCCTCGGCCGAACAGGCGATGCGTCAGTTGAGCGGCACGATACGCCCTGGGGGAATATTCATCAACTTCGAGCCCACGAACAACAATATCCTGCTCCGATGGATTCGTGAACGCATATACAGAAAGAACAAAATTTTCGATGAGAATACAGAAATGGCGTTCCAAACCCATCAACTGCATGAAATAGCCTGCAGGTGCGGTTTTGAGATCGTCGATGAGCTCTATCCGGGACTGCTGGCCTATGTGATGTGGTATAACCCTGACGCGTTTCCACTGCTGAACGTCGGCTCCCCCCGCATCGTGTCCGCATTGTCCGGCCTGGAGAGCTTTTTGTGGCGAACATCTTTTGCCAGATACTTTTCTTTTGCCACTCTAACTGTATATAGAAAAAGGTGA